From one Sardina pilchardus chromosome 6, fSarPil1.1, whole genome shotgun sequence genomic stretch:
- the epn1a gene encoding epsin-1 isoform X2, protein MSTSSLRRQVKNIVHNYSEAEIKVREATSNDPWGPSSSLMSEIADLTYNVVAFSEIMSMVWKRLNDHGKNWRHVYKAMTLMEYLIKTGSERVAQQCRENIYAVQTLKDFQYIDRDGKDQGVNVREKAKQLVTLLKDEERLREERIHALKTKEKMAQTSSASSAPSAPGLGAGGLAVQTGPDGEQAWPQSSGEEDLQLQLALAMSKEEAEQEERLRRGDDLRLQMAIEESKREKAEPKESSLMELGAVDPWGAPAAPTTLGSAGHSPPPTAAPAPAPAAGPWGAADPWAAASPSSPPVDPWSGGPPKIEPPPDPWGDSGRANSDPWGSTTVTPPSADPWGTSVAPAPAPVAPASGDPWAADGLAPVTDSLTSDPWSLPTKHTNGTGDQERRGSSAGDGSKGSTGSPVPFDLTSLGSTLPVRKTPESFLGPNASLVDLDSLVSSKPKPKQQPPPTLSNSSTNNPFLQTQGPSPVPGMAVTPGSTISSRGVSPTPPPTSNPFGSTSMASISPQPSSLGLSQLRTSPVPPNPMLGHMPPPSLGMVPPVMGMPGMGVPMVPPGMGMGMVQSSPMGMPFSGMSPMAPPGNAHFMGAGMPGQPPLILGGSAGVGGVMGAGGAVGGGGATGASTNPFLL, encoded by the exons ATGTCGACGTCTTCGCTACGCCGGCAAGTGAAGAACATTGTGCATAATTATTCTGAGGCAGAGATAAAG GTCAGAGAAGCGACCTCAAATGACCCGTGGGGGCCCTCCAGTTCTCTCATGTCCGAAATTGCAGACCTAACATACAATGTTGTGGCCTTCTCAGAGATTATGAGCATGGTGTGGAAGAGACTGAATGACCATGGCAAGAACTGGAGACATGTATATAAA GCGATGACGCTGATGGAGTACTTGATAAAGACAGGCTCTGAGCGGGTGGCCCAGCAGTGCAGAGAGAACATCTATGCGGTCCAGACCCTCAAAGACTTTCAGTACATCGACAGAGATGGCAAAGACCAG GGGGTGAATGTAAGAGAAAAAGCCAAACAGCTGGTGACGCTACTGAAGGACGAGGAGAGACTTCGGGAGGAGAGGATCCACGCGCTCAAGACCAAAGAAAAGATGGCCCAGACCAGCAGTG cctcctctgctccctcaGCTCCGGGCCTCGGGGCGGGCGGCCTGGCCGTGCAGACGGGGCCGGACGGCGAGCAGGCGTGGCCGCAGAGCTCCGGCGAGGAGGACCTCCAGCTGCAGCTGGCGCTGGCCATGAGCAAAGAGGAGGCGGAGCAG GAGGAGCGCCTGCGCAGGGGAGACGACCTGAGACTGCAGATGGCCATCGAGGAGAGTAAGAGGGAGAAGGCCGAGCctaaggag agCTCCCTGATGGAGTTGGGTGCTGTTGACCCGTGGGGCGCTCCTGCCGCCCCGACGACATTGGGTTCTGCCGGGCattcccctccccccacagcaGCCCCGGCCCCTGCCCCTGCCGCCGGGCCCTGGGGGGCGGCAGACCCATGGGCGGCTGCCTCGCCCTCTTCCCCCCCTGTAGATCCCTGGAGCGGGGGCCCGCCTAAGATAGAGCCCCCTCCAGACCCGTGGGGAGACTCCGGCAGAGCCAACTCCGACCCGTGGGGATCAACAA CTGTGACCCCTCCCAGTGCGGACCCCTGGGGGACCTCAGTGGCCCCAGCCCCGGCCCCTGTAGCTCCCGCGTCAGGTGACCCCTGGGCTGCGGACGGGCTTGCCCCTGTCACTGACTCCCTCACCTCTGATCCCTGGAGCCTTCCCACCAAACATACCAATGGCACAG GAGATCAAGAGAGAAGAGGCTCCTCCGCCGGCGACGGGAGCAAAGGTAGCACAGGCTCCCCGGTGCCCTTTGACCTCACCTCGCTGGGCTCCACCCTGCCCGTGAGGAAGACGCCCGAGTCCTTCCTGGGGCCCAACGCGTCGCTGGTGGACCTGGACTCTCTGGTGTCCTCCAAGCCCAAACCCAAACAGCAgcctcctcccactctctccaacTCCTCCACAAACAACCCCTTCCTACAGACACAGG gcCCATCCCCGGTCCCTGGTATGGCCGTCACCCCGGGCAGTACCATCTCCAGCAGGGGGGtttcccccacccctcctccgaCCTCCAACCCCTTTGGCTCGACCTCCATGGCGTCAATCTCCCCACAGCCTTCTTCGCTTGGCCTGAGCCAGCTGCGCACCAGCCCGGTCCCACCGAACCCCATGCTGGGTCACATGCCCCCCCCAAGCCTGGGAATGGTTCCGCCCGTGATGGGCATGCCTGGGATGGGTGTCCCCATGGTGCCCCCCGGCATGGGCATGGGAATGGTGCAGTCGAGCCCGATGGGGATGCCCTTCAGTGGGATGTCCCCCATGGCCCCACCAGGGAATGCCCACTTCATGGGCGCCGGGATGCCCGGTCAGCCCCCATTGATTTTGGGCGGGTCGGCGGGAGTGGGGGGCGTGATGGGTGCTGGGGGCGCAGTGGGGGGAGGCGGGGCCACTGGAGCGAGCACCAATCCCTTTCTTCTCTGA
- the epn1a gene encoding epsin-1 isoform X3: MSTSSLRRQVKNIVHNYSEAEIKVREATSNDPWGPSSSLMSEIADLTYNVVAFSEIMSMVWKRLNDHGKNWRHVYKAMTLMEYLIKTGSERVAQQCRENIYAVQTLKDFQYIDRDGKDQGVNVREKAKQLVTLLKDEERLREERIHALKTKEKMAQTSSASSAPSAPGLGAGGLAVQTGPDGEQAWPQSSGEEDLQLQLALAMSKEEAEQPNSTPLEDAELTYAIALSQKLQEKEERLRRGDDLRLQMAIEESKREKAEPKESSLMELGAVDPWGAPAAPTTLGSAGHSPPPTAAPAPAPAAGPWGAADPWAAASPSSPPVDPWSGGPPKIEPPPDPWGDSGRANSDPWGSTRDQERRGSSAGDGSKGSTGSPVPFDLTSLGSTLPVRKTPESFLGPNASLVDLDSLVSSKPKPKQQPPPTLSNSSTNNPFLQTQGPSPVPGMAVTPGSTISSRGVSPTPPPTSNPFGSTSMASISPQPSSLGLSQLRTSPVPPNPMLGHMPPPSLGMVPPVMGMPGMGVPMVPPGMGMGMVQSSPMGMPFSGMSPMAPPGNAHFMGAGMPGQPPLILGGSAGVGGVMGAGGAVGGGGATGASTNPFLL, from the exons ATGTCGACGTCTTCGCTACGCCGGCAAGTGAAGAACATTGTGCATAATTATTCTGAGGCAGAGATAAAG GTCAGAGAAGCGACCTCAAATGACCCGTGGGGGCCCTCCAGTTCTCTCATGTCCGAAATTGCAGACCTAACATACAATGTTGTGGCCTTCTCAGAGATTATGAGCATGGTGTGGAAGAGACTGAATGACCATGGCAAGAACTGGAGACATGTATATAAA GCGATGACGCTGATGGAGTACTTGATAAAGACAGGCTCTGAGCGGGTGGCCCAGCAGTGCAGAGAGAACATCTATGCGGTCCAGACCCTCAAAGACTTTCAGTACATCGACAGAGATGGCAAAGACCAG GGGGTGAATGTAAGAGAAAAAGCCAAACAGCTGGTGACGCTACTGAAGGACGAGGAGAGACTTCGGGAGGAGAGGATCCACGCGCTCAAGACCAAAGAAAAGATGGCCCAGACCAGCAGTG cctcctctgctccctcaGCTCCGGGCCTCGGGGCGGGCGGCCTGGCCGTGCAGACGGGGCCGGACGGCGAGCAGGCGTGGCCGCAGAGCTCCGGCGAGGAGGACCTCCAGCTGCAGCTGGCGCTGGCCATGAGCAAAGAGGAGGCGGAGCAG CCCAACTCTACCCCTCTGGAGGATGCCGAGCTCACCTATGCAATCGCTCTCAGCCAGAAGTTACAagaaaag GAGGAGCGCCTGCGCAGGGGAGACGACCTGAGACTGCAGATGGCCATCGAGGAGAGTAAGAGGGAGAAGGCCGAGCctaaggag agCTCCCTGATGGAGTTGGGTGCTGTTGACCCGTGGGGCGCTCCTGCCGCCCCGACGACATTGGGTTCTGCCGGGCattcccctccccccacagcaGCCCCGGCCCCTGCCCCTGCCGCCGGGCCCTGGGGGGCGGCAGACCCATGGGCGGCTGCCTCGCCCTCTTCCCCCCCTGTAGATCCCTGGAGCGGGGGCCCGCCTAAGATAGAGCCCCCTCCAGACCCGTGGGGAGACTCCGGCAGAGCCAACTCCGACCCGTGGGGATCAACAA GAGATCAAGAGAGAAGAGGCTCCTCCGCCGGCGACGGGAGCAAAGGTAGCACAGGCTCCCCGGTGCCCTTTGACCTCACCTCGCTGGGCTCCACCCTGCCCGTGAGGAAGACGCCCGAGTCCTTCCTGGGGCCCAACGCGTCGCTGGTGGACCTGGACTCTCTGGTGTCCTCCAAGCCCAAACCCAAACAGCAgcctcctcccactctctccaacTCCTCCACAAACAACCCCTTCCTACAGACACAGG gcCCATCCCCGGTCCCTGGTATGGCCGTCACCCCGGGCAGTACCATCTCCAGCAGGGGGGtttcccccacccctcctccgaCCTCCAACCCCTTTGGCTCGACCTCCATGGCGTCAATCTCCCCACAGCCTTCTTCGCTTGGCCTGAGCCAGCTGCGCACCAGCCCGGTCCCACCGAACCCCATGCTGGGTCACATGCCCCCCCCAAGCCTGGGAATGGTTCCGCCCGTGATGGGCATGCCTGGGATGGGTGTCCCCATGGTGCCCCCCGGCATGGGCATGGGAATGGTGCAGTCGAGCCCGATGGGGATGCCCTTCAGTGGGATGTCCCCCATGGCCCCACCAGGGAATGCCCACTTCATGGGCGCCGGGATGCCCGGTCAGCCCCCATTGATTTTGGGCGGGTCGGCGGGAGTGGGGGGCGTGATGGGTGCTGGGGGCGCAGTGGGGGGAGGCGGGGCCACTGGAGCGAGCACCAATCCCTTTCTTCTCTGA
- the epn1a gene encoding epsin-1 isoform X1, whose amino-acid sequence MSTSSLRRQVKNIVHNYSEAEIKVREATSNDPWGPSSSLMSEIADLTYNVVAFSEIMSMVWKRLNDHGKNWRHVYKAMTLMEYLIKTGSERVAQQCRENIYAVQTLKDFQYIDRDGKDQGVNVREKAKQLVTLLKDEERLREERIHALKTKEKMAQTSSASSAPSAPGLGAGGLAVQTGPDGEQAWPQSSGEEDLQLQLALAMSKEEAEQPNSTPLEDAELTYAIALSQKLQEKEERLRRGDDLRLQMAIEESKREKAEPKESSLMELGAVDPWGAPAAPTTLGSAGHSPPPTAAPAPAPAAGPWGAADPWAAASPSSPPVDPWSGGPPKIEPPPDPWGDSGRANSDPWGSTTVTPPSADPWGTSVAPAPAPVAPASGDPWAADGLAPVTDSLTSDPWSLPTKHTNGTGDQERRGSSAGDGSKGSTGSPVPFDLTSLGSTLPVRKTPESFLGPNASLVDLDSLVSSKPKPKQQPPPTLSNSSTNNPFLQTQGPSPVPGMAVTPGSTISSRGVSPTPPPTSNPFGSTSMASISPQPSSLGLSQLRTSPVPPNPMLGHMPPPSLGMVPPVMGMPGMGVPMVPPGMGMGMVQSSPMGMPFSGMSPMAPPGNAHFMGAGMPGQPPLILGGSAGVGGVMGAGGAVGGGGATGASTNPFLL is encoded by the exons ATGTCGACGTCTTCGCTACGCCGGCAAGTGAAGAACATTGTGCATAATTATTCTGAGGCAGAGATAAAG GTCAGAGAAGCGACCTCAAATGACCCGTGGGGGCCCTCCAGTTCTCTCATGTCCGAAATTGCAGACCTAACATACAATGTTGTGGCCTTCTCAGAGATTATGAGCATGGTGTGGAAGAGACTGAATGACCATGGCAAGAACTGGAGACATGTATATAAA GCGATGACGCTGATGGAGTACTTGATAAAGACAGGCTCTGAGCGGGTGGCCCAGCAGTGCAGAGAGAACATCTATGCGGTCCAGACCCTCAAAGACTTTCAGTACATCGACAGAGATGGCAAAGACCAG GGGGTGAATGTAAGAGAAAAAGCCAAACAGCTGGTGACGCTACTGAAGGACGAGGAGAGACTTCGGGAGGAGAGGATCCACGCGCTCAAGACCAAAGAAAAGATGGCCCAGACCAGCAGTG cctcctctgctccctcaGCTCCGGGCCTCGGGGCGGGCGGCCTGGCCGTGCAGACGGGGCCGGACGGCGAGCAGGCGTGGCCGCAGAGCTCCGGCGAGGAGGACCTCCAGCTGCAGCTGGCGCTGGCCATGAGCAAAGAGGAGGCGGAGCAG CCCAACTCTACCCCTCTGGAGGATGCCGAGCTCACCTATGCAATCGCTCTCAGCCAGAAGTTACAagaaaag GAGGAGCGCCTGCGCAGGGGAGACGACCTGAGACTGCAGATGGCCATCGAGGAGAGTAAGAGGGAGAAGGCCGAGCctaaggag agCTCCCTGATGGAGTTGGGTGCTGTTGACCCGTGGGGCGCTCCTGCCGCCCCGACGACATTGGGTTCTGCCGGGCattcccctccccccacagcaGCCCCGGCCCCTGCCCCTGCCGCCGGGCCCTGGGGGGCGGCAGACCCATGGGCGGCTGCCTCGCCCTCTTCCCCCCCTGTAGATCCCTGGAGCGGGGGCCCGCCTAAGATAGAGCCCCCTCCAGACCCGTGGGGAGACTCCGGCAGAGCCAACTCCGACCCGTGGGGATCAACAA CTGTGACCCCTCCCAGTGCGGACCCCTGGGGGACCTCAGTGGCCCCAGCCCCGGCCCCTGTAGCTCCCGCGTCAGGTGACCCCTGGGCTGCGGACGGGCTTGCCCCTGTCACTGACTCCCTCACCTCTGATCCCTGGAGCCTTCCCACCAAACATACCAATGGCACAG GAGATCAAGAGAGAAGAGGCTCCTCCGCCGGCGACGGGAGCAAAGGTAGCACAGGCTCCCCGGTGCCCTTTGACCTCACCTCGCTGGGCTCCACCCTGCCCGTGAGGAAGACGCCCGAGTCCTTCCTGGGGCCCAACGCGTCGCTGGTGGACCTGGACTCTCTGGTGTCCTCCAAGCCCAAACCCAAACAGCAgcctcctcccactctctccaacTCCTCCACAAACAACCCCTTCCTACAGACACAGG gcCCATCCCCGGTCCCTGGTATGGCCGTCACCCCGGGCAGTACCATCTCCAGCAGGGGGGtttcccccacccctcctccgaCCTCCAACCCCTTTGGCTCGACCTCCATGGCGTCAATCTCCCCACAGCCTTCTTCGCTTGGCCTGAGCCAGCTGCGCACCAGCCCGGTCCCACCGAACCCCATGCTGGGTCACATGCCCCCCCCAAGCCTGGGAATGGTTCCGCCCGTGATGGGCATGCCTGGGATGGGTGTCCCCATGGTGCCCCCCGGCATGGGCATGGGAATGGTGCAGTCGAGCCCGATGGGGATGCCCTTCAGTGGGATGTCCCCCATGGCCCCACCAGGGAATGCCCACTTCATGGGCGCCGGGATGCCCGGTCAGCCCCCATTGATTTTGGGCGGGTCGGCGGGAGTGGGGGGCGTGATGGGTGCTGGGGGCGCAGTGGGGGGAGGCGGGGCCACTGGAGCGAGCACCAATCCCTTTCTTCTCTGA